One stretch of Pseudoxanthomonas sp. Root65 DNA includes these proteins:
- a CDS encoding membrane protein, with product MKPLTPPNGLANLGPLAQLKAGRLPERLLRLLVGLWLYGLAIALMIEGAVGASPWDVFHLGVSRHVPLSFGMVMVLTAVGVLLAWIPLRQMPGVGTLANTLLLGPFADLNLALLGTPEGLPLRSAYLVAGVVLCAIATAMYIGAQLGPGPRDGLMTGLARRTGWSIRRIRTLIEVTVLIIGMLLGGVAGVGTVLFAFGVGPLTQFFLRYLVVRLDPPVAVAGETP from the coding sequence ATGAAACCACTCACCCCGCCCAACGGCCTCGCCAATCTCGGTCCCCTCGCCCAACTGAAAGCCGGCCGCCTGCCGGAACGCCTGCTGCGCCTGCTCGTCGGCCTGTGGCTGTACGGCCTGGCCATCGCGCTGATGATCGAAGGCGCGGTCGGCGCCTCGCCGTGGGACGTCTTCCACCTGGGCGTGTCGCGGCACGTGCCGCTGTCGTTCGGCATGGTGATGGTGCTCACCGCCGTGGGCGTGTTGCTGGCGTGGATTCCGCTGCGGCAGATGCCGGGCGTGGGCACGCTCGCCAACACGCTGCTGCTGGGTCCGTTCGCCGACCTCAACCTGGCTCTGCTGGGCACGCCGGAGGGCCTGCCGTTGCGCAGCGCCTACCTGGTCGCCGGCGTGGTGCTGTGCGCGATCGCCACGGCGATGTACATCGGCGCGCAGCTGGGGCCGGGTCCGCGCGATGGATTGATGACGGGCCTCGCGCGCCGCACCGGCTGGTCGATCCGCCGCATCCGCACGCTGATCGAAGTCACCGTGCTGATCATCGGCATGCTGCTCGGTGGCGTGGCCGGTGTCGGCACCGTGCTGTTCGCGTTCGGCGTGGGCCCGCTGACGCAGTTCTTCCTGCGCTATCTGGTGGTGCGCCTCGATCCGCCGGTGGCGGTCGCCGGAGAAACCCCATGA
- a CDS encoding DUF3644 domain-containing protein produces the protein MDKSIAAMISAIEIYNKPDFKYREETFSILAINAWELLLKAKWLRDNNNAIRSLYVTEKRLRPNGKPYKHAKVKMTGSGNPFTHSLDYLAKKMTEKKALADAAHKNIIALCEIRDSSVHFYNKSGVFAIRLQEVGSASVKNYAKAANSWFGVGFSQYNFYLMPLAFVAHQQPADAFLLSKEEKNVASFISSLEAANDPNADYAVSVNVELKFLKSKADDAIKVQVTNDPNAPKVQLTEEHLKDKYPFNYATLTAACTARYSNFVQNKKYHDIRNPLKADKRYCHVKKLDPDNPKSVKQEWYSQAVFNVLDKHYVAKG, from the coding sequence GTGGACAAGAGCATCGCAGCAATGATTTCGGCGATTGAGATTTATAACAAACCCGACTTTAAGTACCGGGAAGAAACATTTTCCATTCTAGCCATCAATGCGTGGGAACTTCTCCTGAAAGCGAAATGGCTCAGAGACAACAACAACGCGATCCGTTCGCTCTACGTAACCGAGAAACGCCTGAGGCCCAATGGCAAGCCTTACAAGCATGCCAAGGTGAAAATGACCGGGTCAGGGAATCCCTTTACGCACAGCCTCGATTACTTGGCCAAGAAAATGACCGAGAAGAAGGCGCTGGCCGATGCCGCACATAAAAACATCATTGCTCTGTGCGAGATCAGGGACTCTTCCGTTCATTTCTACAACAAGAGCGGCGTCTTTGCTATCAGGCTTCAGGAGGTGGGAAGTGCTTCTGTTAAGAACTATGCGAAAGCCGCAAATTCATGGTTCGGTGTCGGCTTCTCGCAGTACAACTTCTACCTAATGCCTCTTGCTTTCGTTGCCCATCAGCAACCTGCCGATGCGTTTCTCCTGAGCAAAGAAGAGAAGAACGTTGCGTCCTTTATATCCTCGCTTGAGGCTGCAAACGACCCAAACGCTGACTATGCAGTGTCAGTGAACGTAGAACTTAAGTTCCTTAAATCAAAGGCCGATGATGCAATCAAGGTGCAAGTGACAAATGACCCAAACGCTCCGAAAGTGCAGCTCACAGAAGAGCACTTGAAAGACAAGTACCCCTTCAATTATGCGACGCTGACAGCTGCGTGTACTGCCCGTTACTCGAACTTCGTACAGAACAAGAAATACCATGACATACGCAATCCGCTAAAAGCAGATAAGCGCTACTGCCACGTCAAGAAGCTCGACCCAGATAATCCAAAGAGCGTCAAGCAGGAGTGGTATAGCCAAGCTGTTTTCAACGTGCTGGATAAGCACTACGTAGCTAAGGGCTAA
- a CDS encoding HlyD family efflux transporter periplasmic adaptor subunit, with the protein MALVLAAAPAHAVVLTGEVRAIDAQQILTPQSNSAPVVIRYYVPEGERVKKGEVVLRIDPGQSASRIPDLEAQIEQGRAKDAKDVAELQVKAVQAEMALVEAEAELAAAKLDATIPRDLISGLDYDRHQGELDRTTREVALKRKDLAAANAAVQRRVQDGRLQIEKLVLQRDYHAALVRTSEVVADRDGVVVHGFNNNWIGGRIDEGSSTMPGSKAGEVVSSGRMNVRAWALEPDRRGLAVGQPVTLAFDAVPGRKVSGRIAFISGAPERRPEWGEGRYFTLDITLDAHTLALMPGMSVRVIAPPAHTPAGQGKAP; encoded by the coding sequence ATGGCCCTGGTCCTGGCCGCCGCTCCCGCGCACGCGGTGGTGCTGACCGGCGAAGTGCGCGCGATCGACGCGCAGCAGATCCTCACCCCGCAGTCGAACAGCGCGCCGGTGGTGATCCGCTACTACGTGCCCGAGGGCGAACGGGTGAAGAAGGGCGAGGTGGTACTGCGCATCGACCCCGGCCAGTCCGCCAGCCGCATTCCCGACCTGGAGGCGCAGATCGAACAGGGCCGCGCCAAGGACGCCAAGGACGTGGCCGAACTGCAGGTCAAGGCGGTGCAGGCCGAGATGGCGCTGGTGGAAGCCGAAGCGGAGCTGGCCGCCGCCAAACTGGACGCCACCATTCCGCGCGACCTGATCTCCGGCCTGGACTACGACCGCCACCAGGGCGAACTGGACCGCACCACCCGTGAGGTCGCGCTGAAGCGCAAGGACCTGGCCGCCGCCAACGCCGCCGTGCAGCGGCGCGTCCAGGACGGCCGCCTGCAGATCGAGAAGCTGGTGCTGCAACGCGACTACCACGCCGCCCTCGTGCGCACCTCGGAAGTGGTCGCCGACCGCGACGGCGTGGTGGTGCACGGCTTCAACAACAACTGGATCGGCGGGCGCATCGACGAGGGCTCCTCCACCATGCCCGGCAGCAAGGCCGGCGAGGTGGTCAGCAGCGGCCGCATGAACGTGCGCGCCTGGGCGCTGGAGCCCGACCGCCGCGGCCTGGCCGTCGGCCAGCCGGTGACGCTGGCGTTCGATGCGGTGCCGGGACGCAAGGTGAGCGGCCGCATCGCCTTCATCTCCGGCGCGCCCGAGCGTCGCCCGGAATGGGGCGAAGGCCGCTACTTCACCCTCGACATCACCCTCGACGCGCACACGCTGGCATTGATGCCGGGCATGAGCGTGCGCGTGATCGCGCCCCCGGCACACACGCCGGCCGGCCAGGGGAAGGCGCCATGA
- a CDS encoding DUF6624 domain-containing protein yields MKIISALFYVALATGQQAADKAPLEPSLRDELLAMRAADQEARTQSSVTAEAGAMVDRRNTARLKEIVDRHGWPTYSLVGRDGADAAFLLAQHADMDPAFQKRALSLMEPLVASGEATASNYAYLWDRTHAPQRFGTQGRCVGKSEWAPREIEQPEEVDVRRASVGLPPMHEYVTVVSQFCVRSEE; encoded by the coding sequence ATGAAGATCATCTCAGCACTCTTCTACGTTGCGCTTGCCACGGGGCAACAGGCGGCCGACAAGGCGCCGCTCGAGCCTTCGCTCAGGGACGAGCTCCTTGCGATGCGAGCCGCGGATCAGGAAGCCCGGACACAGTCGTCGGTTACGGCGGAGGCAGGCGCGATGGTGGATAGACGCAATACCGCCCGCTTGAAGGAGATTGTCGATCGCCATGGTTGGCCGACATATTCGCTCGTCGGGAGGGATGGCGCAGACGCCGCCTTCTTGCTGGCACAGCATGCCGACATGGACCCTGCGTTCCAGAAGCGGGCGTTGAGTTTGATGGAGCCTCTGGTGGCTTCGGGCGAAGCGACCGCTTCCAACTACGCTTACCTGTGGGACAGGACGCATGCTCCGCAGCGATTTGGTACGCAAGGCCGATGCGTCGGTAAATCCGAATGGGCGCCACGGGAGATAGAGCAACCTGAGGAGGTCGATGTCCGCCGTGCCAGCGTCGGCCTTCCTCCCATGCATGAGTACGTCACCGTGGTATCGCAGTTCTGTGTCCGTTCCGAAGAATGA
- a CDS encoding AEC family transporter: MAFDAFALILTLLLLGMLFARLRVFPDNAADVLNRVVLYVCLPAAVLTYVPRLRLDISLTGVIVTPWLLTVATVALVALATRVLKFRRDEHAVLLLCVALCNSSFIGYPMVRALLGEQALPYAVVYDQFGTFILLSTFGLYVLARYGGDAPPTAREIGLRILKFPPVWALLFGLTLMPEQPPAWIGSALQKLADAMLPLVMLAVGLTLQLKLPRDELKPLAIGLLLRLLVMPALAVPLSLAFGMSGEMLQANVLESAMPPMITAAALAIAHQLAPRLAAALVGYGILLSLVTLPLWAWVVGRLVL, from the coding sequence ATGGCATTCGATGCCTTCGCCCTGATCCTGACCCTGCTGCTGCTCGGCATGCTGTTCGCGCGCCTGCGCGTGTTTCCGGACAATGCCGCCGACGTGCTCAACCGCGTGGTGCTGTACGTCTGCCTGCCGGCGGCGGTGCTGACCTATGTGCCGCGGCTGCGGCTGGACATCTCGCTCACCGGCGTGATCGTCACCCCATGGCTGCTGACCGTGGCCACCGTCGCGCTGGTCGCGCTGGCCACGCGCGTGCTGAAGTTCCGTCGCGACGAGCACGCCGTGCTGCTGCTGTGCGTGGCCTTGTGCAACAGCAGTTTCATCGGCTACCCGATGGTGCGCGCGCTGCTCGGCGAGCAGGCGCTGCCCTATGCGGTGGTGTACGACCAGTTCGGCACCTTCATCCTGCTGTCGACGTTCGGCTTGTACGTGCTGGCCCGTTATGGCGGCGATGCGCCACCGACGGCACGCGAGATCGGGCTGCGCATCCTGAAGTTTCCGCCGGTGTGGGCGCTGCTGTTCGGCCTGACGCTGATGCCGGAACAGCCGCCGGCATGGATCGGCTCGGCGCTGCAGAAACTCGCCGATGCGATGCTGCCACTGGTGATGCTGGCGGTCGGCCTGACCCTGCAGCTGAAGCTCCCGCGCGATGAACTCAAGCCGCTCGCCATCGGCCTGCTGCTGCGCCTGCTGGTGATGCCCGCGCTCGCGGTGCCGCTGTCGCTGGCATTCGGCATGAGCGGGGAGATGCTGCAGGCGAACGTGCTGGAATCGGCCATGCCGCCGATGATCACCGCCGCCGCGCTGGCCATCGCGCACCAGCTCGCACCGCGGCTGGCCGCCGCCCTGGTCGGCTACGGCATCTTGCTGTCGCTGGTGACGCTGCCGCTGTGGGCGTGGGTAGTGGGACGGCTGGTGCTCTAG
- a CDS encoding ABC transporter permease: MTGLFNRLPTVWREAVEELWRRRLRTLLTLLGMIFGVGAIVAMQAVGEGSRREALRLVEGLGLHNLIAEAKAQDEDTLKETRERSLGLTVADADAALSVVPGAERHAAEKQVRTHTVFSDTGRSDAQASGVSATWFELSSLKIAQGRAFTADDEAALAAVAVLGHQAAADLFPKGDAVGGLIKVNHVWLEVIGVLADRDLGQDDFEGVQLGSESNRIYAPLASVRARFRFQPQEDEVDRFLLRLDDPQRLAAGAGVLSAVLDQRHAGMADYQLIVPQQLFQQHQQTQRIFQIVMGAIAGVSLLVGGIGIMNIMLANVLERRREIGLLRALGARRRDVIAQFLREATVICITGALLGLVFGGVLAYLIATFAGWQVAWAPLPILLSAGFCAVVGLGFGVYPARQAAQLDPIAALRHD; this comes from the coding sequence ATGACCGGCCTGTTCAACCGCCTGCCCACGGTCTGGCGCGAAGCGGTGGAGGAACTGTGGCGGCGCCGCCTGCGCACGCTGCTGACGCTGCTGGGCATGATCTTCGGCGTGGGCGCCATCGTGGCGATGCAGGCGGTGGGCGAAGGCAGCCGGCGCGAGGCGCTGCGGCTGGTCGAAGGCCTGGGCCTGCACAACCTGATCGCCGAGGCCAAGGCGCAGGACGAGGACACGCTGAAGGAAACCCGCGAGCGCAGCCTGGGCCTGACCGTCGCCGATGCGGATGCGGCACTGAGCGTGGTGCCCGGCGCGGAACGCCACGCCGCCGAGAAGCAGGTGCGCACGCACACGGTGTTCAGCGATACCGGCCGCAGCGATGCGCAGGCCAGCGGCGTCAGCGCCACCTGGTTTGAACTGTCCTCGCTGAAGATCGCCCAGGGTCGCGCGTTCACCGCCGACGATGAGGCCGCGCTGGCGGCGGTGGCGGTGCTGGGCCATCAGGCGGCGGCCGACCTGTTTCCGAAAGGCGATGCGGTGGGCGGATTGATCAAGGTCAATCATGTGTGGCTGGAAGTGATCGGCGTGCTGGCCGACCGCGACTTGGGCCAGGACGATTTCGAAGGCGTGCAGCTGGGCTCGGAGAGCAACCGCATCTACGCGCCGCTGGCCAGCGTGCGCGCGCGCTTCCGCTTCCAGCCGCAGGAAGACGAGGTGGACCGCTTCCTGCTGCGCCTCGACGATCCGCAGCGCCTGGCCGCCGGGGCCGGCGTGCTGTCGGCGGTGCTGGACCAGCGCCACGCCGGTATGGCGGACTACCAGTTGATCGTGCCGCAGCAGCTGTTCCAGCAGCACCAGCAGACGCAGCGCATCTTTCAGATCGTGATGGGCGCGATCGCCGGCGTCAGCCTGCTGGTCGGCGGCATCGGCATCATGAACATCATGCTGGCCAACGTGCTGGAGCGGCGCCGCGAGATCGGCCTGCTGCGTGCGCTCGGCGCGCGGCGGCGGGACGTGATCGCGCAGTTCCTGCGCGAGGCCACGGTCATCTGCATCACCGGCGCACTGCTGGGCCTGGTGTTCGGCGGCGTACTGGCCTACCTGATCGCCACCTTCGCCGGCTGGCAGGTCGCGTGGGCGCCGCTGCCGATCCTGCTGTCGGCCGGCTTCTGCGCCGTGGTCGGCCTGGGCTTCGGCGTGTACCCCGCACGGCAGGCCGCGCAGCTGGACCCGATCGCGGCGTTGCGGCATGACTGA
- a CDS encoding HlyD family secretion protein — MNPRVCMLSLALLAVLPAAHAATLRVDGEVYAQRSAQLVPPAVDRLWQFNLTQLAPDGSTVKKGEIVVAFDTNELVRQLAEKQSLLQEKKRELENLTLDVAERERSQRLATAEAEAERDKAARKTQQPRELIAALDYDKLVEDRRRTERLAVLAQQAERAAAEQRRQELRLVTAELQQAQADVTRLQTSIAALTLPAPRDGVIMHKSNWNGEKFDVGSQVWRGQTVAEIPDPATLAVRAQLPERDLQRVKEGVRARIVVEGGGGSAYHGKVAGIGRAVRSKSQVQPVPVLDLEIRLDDAKAKLRPGQAVRVELTVPDIAGGAK, encoded by the coding sequence ATGAACCCGCGTGTCTGCATGCTTTCACTGGCGCTGCTGGCGGTCCTGCCGGCGGCCCACGCCGCCACCCTGCGCGTGGATGGCGAGGTGTACGCGCAGCGCAGCGCGCAGCTGGTGCCGCCGGCGGTGGACCGCCTGTGGCAGTTCAACCTGACCCAACTGGCGCCCGACGGCAGCACGGTGAAGAAGGGCGAGATCGTGGTCGCCTTCGACACCAACGAACTGGTGCGCCAGCTGGCCGAGAAGCAGAGCCTGCTGCAGGAAAAGAAGCGCGAGCTGGAAAACCTGACCCTGGACGTGGCCGAGCGCGAGCGCAGCCAGCGCCTGGCCACCGCCGAGGCCGAGGCCGAGCGCGACAAGGCCGCGCGCAAGACCCAGCAGCCGCGCGAGCTGATCGCCGCGCTGGACTACGACAAGCTGGTGGAGGACCGTCGCCGCACCGAGCGCCTGGCCGTGCTGGCGCAGCAGGCCGAGCGCGCCGCCGCCGAGCAGCGCCGGCAGGAACTGCGCCTGGTGACCGCGGAACTGCAACAGGCGCAGGCCGACGTCACCCGCCTGCAGACCTCGATCGCCGCGCTCACGCTGCCCGCGCCGCGCGACGGCGTGATCATGCACAAGAGCAACTGGAACGGCGAGAAGTTCGATGTCGGCTCGCAGGTCTGGCGCGGCCAGACCGTGGCCGAGATCCCCGACCCCGCGACCCTCGCGGTACGCGCGCAGTTGCCCGAGCGCGACCTGCAGCGGGTGAAGGAAGGCGTGCGTGCGCGCATCGTGGTGGAAGGCGGCGGCGGCAGCGCGTATCACGGCAAGGTGGCCGGCATCGGCCGCGCGGTGCGCAGCAAGTCGCAGGTGCAGCCGGTGCCGGTGCTCGACCTGGAGATCCGCTTGGACGACGCCAAGGCCAAGCTGCGTCCTGGCCAGGCGGTGCGCGTGGAACTGACCGTGCCCGATATCGCCGGAGGTGCGAAATGA
- a CDS encoding PhzF family phenazine biosynthesis isomerase — protein MTAAVLRYSAFTTDPQGGNPAGVVLDARGLSADAMQRIAAEVGYSETAFLSPRTDGDLDVRYFSPLAEVNFCGHATIASMVARAHAHGPGDVLLHTQAGPVWVTIDAGFTATLTSVAPRVDALSSADLDAVLATLGWRHDDLDPALPPALAYAGAWHPVIAAASRARLADLHYDFDALAALMAARGWTTINLVWREDAHTLHARNPFPPGGVVEDPATGAAAAALGAYLASQDRLTDDRRFTIHQGHDLGRPSVLRVEVPVDVSEGVRVSGTAVEIGVGD, from the coding sequence ATGACCGCTGCCGTGCTGCGCTACAGCGCCTTCACCACCGACCCGCAGGGCGGCAATCCCGCCGGCGTGGTGCTGGATGCGCGTGGCCTGTCGGCCGATGCCATGCAGCGCATCGCCGCCGAGGTGGGCTATTCGGAAACCGCGTTCCTGTCGCCGCGCACGGACGGCGATCTCGATGTGCGCTACTTCAGTCCACTGGCCGAAGTGAATTTCTGCGGGCACGCGACCATCGCGTCGATGGTCGCCCGGGCACATGCGCATGGCCCCGGCGATGTGCTGCTGCACACGCAGGCCGGACCCGTGTGGGTGACCATCGATGCCGGTTTCACCGCCACGCTGACCAGCGTCGCGCCACGCGTCGATGCGTTGTCGTCCGCCGATCTCGATGCAGTGCTCGCGACGCTCGGTTGGCGCCACGACGATCTCGATCCCGCACTGCCGCCCGCGCTGGCGTATGCGGGCGCATGGCATCCGGTCATCGCCGCCGCCTCGCGCGCGCGTCTCGCCGACCTGCACTACGACTTCGATGCGCTCGCCGCGCTGATGGCCGCACGCGGCTGGACCACCATCAACCTGGTGTGGCGCGAAGACGCGCACACCCTGCACGCACGCAATCCCTTCCCGCCCGGCGGCGTGGTGGAAGATCCGGCCACCGGCGCCGCGGCCGCCGCGCTGGGTGCGTATCTGGCATCGCAGGACCGGTTGACCGACGACCGCAGGTTCACCATCCACCAGGGGCACGATCTCGGGCGGCCGAGTGTGTTGCGGGTGGAGGTGCCGGTCGATGTAAGCGAGGGAGTGCGGGTGAGCGGGACGGCGGTGGAGATTGGGGTGGGGGATTGA
- a CDS encoding ABC transporter ATP-binding protein: protein MIELQGVQRHYAMSGQTVRALAGVDLHIGQGEFVAITGASGSGKSSLLNILGCLDRPSTGTYRFEGRDVATFDDEASSDLRNRRIGFVFQSFHLLPRLTVLENVMLPLRFHRQPPPGTHERALALLDRVGLAERRDHRPSELSGGQMQRAAIARALLLQPALLLADEPTGNLDSKSAADVLALIDEVHAGGQTVVLVTHDNDIAGRAPRQVKLRDGKVESDALQ from the coding sequence ATGATCGAGTTGCAGGGCGTACAGCGGCACTACGCCATGAGTGGACAGACCGTGCGGGCCCTGGCCGGAGTGGACCTGCACATCGGACAGGGCGAATTCGTCGCCATCACCGGCGCCTCGGGCTCGGGCAAGTCCAGCCTGCTGAACATCCTGGGCTGCCTGGACCGTCCCAGCACCGGCACCTACCGGTTCGAGGGCCGCGACGTGGCCACCTTCGACGACGAGGCCAGCAGCGACCTGCGCAACCGTCGCATCGGCTTCGTGTTCCAGAGCTTCCACCTGCTGCCGCGGCTGACCGTGCTGGAGAACGTGATGCTGCCGCTGCGCTTCCACCGCCAGCCACCGCCGGGCACGCACGAGCGCGCGCTCGCCCTGCTCGACCGCGTCGGCCTGGCCGAACGTCGCGACCACCGCCCCAGCGAACTCTCCGGCGGGCAGATGCAGCGCGCCGCCATCGCCCGCGCCCTGCTGCTGCAACCGGCGCTGCTGCTGGCCGACGAGCCCACCGGCAACCTCGACTCGAAGAGCGCCGCCGACGTGCTGGCGCTGATCGACGAAGTGCACGCCGGCGGCCAGACCGTGGTGCTGGTGACCCACGACAACGACATCGCCGGGCGCGCGCCGCGCCAGGTGAAGCTGCGCGACGGCAAGGTGGAATCCGATGCGCTCCAGTAA
- a CDS encoding PLP-dependent aminotransferase family protein, producing MERSLAPDRLATLVGDFPRSPAYRGLRQALQELIGDGRIPLGTRLPSERAVTRALGVSRNTVTRAYADLVAAGFATARQGAGTYATVPIDRRRAHDHALHSVDSAQTAEGVIDLNCAAGAATPGVAAAYARAMEALPAYLASDGYLPSGLPALRARVAAGYTQRGLPTMPEQIVITTGALSATAILARALTRPGDRVMIESPVYSNAIEALRLGGGRLVSAPLADALGDEGWDLAAIEATLRQTAPRIAYLIPDFQNPTGFLMDDAQRARYAAALHATRTVAIVDETLQSTGLSDAAMPAPFASHAPGTYTVGSASKLCWGGLRVGWIRAPREAVDRLIAARVQMDLGSSLFDQLVVTEMLDADDVLCARREQLRQRRDALAGALRDHLPDWRFRLPEGGMSLWVRMPHGSATQLAVDAERHGVMLAPGPVFSVEGGADQWLRIPFARPEEQLVQAVRVMAETWSARPHDAGTSPRRGTRLIA from the coding sequence ATGGAACGCTCATTGGCCCCTGACCGCCTCGCCACGCTGGTCGGCGACTTCCCCCGCTCGCCCGCCTATCGCGGCCTGCGCCAGGCGCTGCAGGAACTGATCGGCGACGGCCGCATTCCCCTGGGCACGCGACTGCCCAGCGAGCGCGCGGTTACCCGGGCCCTGGGCGTGTCGCGCAACACCGTGACCCGCGCCTACGCGGACCTGGTGGCCGCCGGCTTCGCCACCGCGCGACAGGGCGCCGGCACCTACGCCACCGTGCCCATCGACCGCCGCCGCGCGCACGACCATGCACTGCACAGCGTCGACAGCGCGCAAACGGCGGAAGGGGTGATCGACCTCAACTGCGCGGCCGGTGCGGCTACGCCCGGCGTCGCGGCGGCCTATGCGCGCGCGATGGAGGCGTTGCCCGCCTACCTGGCCAGCGACGGCTACCTGCCTTCGGGACTGCCGGCGCTGCGCGCACGCGTCGCCGCGGGCTACACGCAGCGCGGCCTGCCCACCATGCCGGAACAGATCGTCATCACCACGGGCGCGCTGTCGGCGACGGCGATCCTCGCGCGTGCGCTGACCCGGCCGGGCGACCGCGTGATGATCGAATCGCCGGTGTACTCGAACGCGATCGAAGCGCTGCGGCTCGGCGGCGGACGCCTCGTCAGTGCGCCGCTGGCCGATGCGCTGGGCGACGAAGGCTGGGACCTGGCGGCGATCGAGGCGACGCTGCGGCAGACCGCGCCGCGCATCGCCTACCTGATTCCGGATTTCCAGAACCCCACCGGGTTCCTGATGGACGACGCGCAACGCGCGCGCTATGCCGCCGCGCTGCATGCCACGCGCACGGTGGCGATCGTCGACGAGACGCTGCAGTCCACCGGGCTGAGCGACGCGGCCATGCCGGCGCCGTTCGCGTCGCATGCGCCAGGCACCTATACCGTCGGCAGCGCCTCGAAGCTGTGCTGGGGCGGTCTGCGCGTGGGCTGGATCCGCGCACCGCGCGAGGCGGTGGACCGGCTGATCGCCGCGCGCGTGCAGATGGACCTGGGCAGCTCGCTGTTCGACCAGCTGGTGGTGACCGAGATGCTGGATGCCGACGACGTGCTGTGCGCGCGCCGCGAGCAGCTGCGACAACGCCGCGACGCACTGGCCGGCGCCCTGCGCGACCACCTGCCCGACTGGCGTTTCCGCCTGCCCGAGGGCGGCATGTCGCTGTGGGTGCGGATGCCGCACGGCAGCGCGACGCAACTGGCCGTGGACGCGGAACGCCACGGCGTGATGCTGGCGCCGGGACCGGTCTTCAGCGTCGAGGGCGGTGCGGACCAGTGGCTGCGCATTCCGTTCGCGCGACCGGAGGAGCAGCTGGTGCAGGCGGTGCGCGTGATGGCGGAGACGTGGTCGGCACGCCCGCACGATGCCGGCACGTCGCCGCGACGCGGAACGCGGCTGATCGCGTGA
- a CDS encoding nucleotide pyrophosphohydrolase — protein MDFSDLEKSALQLNALYEQLETLRYGRVWTTQELALGFVGDVGDLAKLIQAEAGVRTIDDHKAKLGHELSDCLWSILVLANKCGIDLEAEFVKNTREIAAHVAGELEGQTSTG, from the coding sequence GTGGACTTCAGCGATCTCGAAAAATCGGCACTGCAGTTGAACGCGCTGTACGAGCAGCTCGAGACGCTGCGGTATGGCCGGGTGTGGACGACGCAGGAACTCGCGCTGGGCTTCGTGGGGGATGTGGGCGATCTGGCCAAGCTCATCCAGGCCGAGGCGGGCGTCCGGACCATCGACGACCACAAGGCGAAGCTCGGCCATGAACTGTCGGACTGCCTGTGGTCGATTCTGGTCCTCGCCAACAAATGCGGCATCGACCTGGAGGCGGAGTTCGTAAAGAACACCCGGGAGATCGCGGCGCATGTGGCGGGCGAGCTCGAAGGTCAGACCAGCACCGGCTGA
- a CDS encoding MgtC/SapB family protein, with product MFEGWESQLWVVARIAFAMLLGGLIGLEREIKDRPAGFRTHTLVAAAAAMLTGMGEMMLAQAQHNEDRVQIDPFRLVEAVIAGVAFIGAGTMIAQRGRTIAGITTAASLLMVAVIGVAVGFGHGWLALFATLLTLAVLSVLAWMERRMSRGKARADVSDD from the coding sequence ATGTTCGAGGGATGGGAATCGCAGCTGTGGGTGGTCGCGCGCATCGCCTTCGCGATGCTGCTGGGCGGCCTGATCGGCCTGGAACGCGAGATCAAGGACCGGCCCGCCGGCTTCCGCACGCATACGCTGGTCGCCGCGGCCGCCGCCATGCTCACCGGCATGGGCGAGATGATGCTGGCGCAGGCGCAGCACAACGAAGATCGCGTGCAGATCGATCCGTTCCGGCTGGTCGAAGCGGTGATCGCCGGCGTCGCCTTCATCGGCGCCGGCACCATGATCGCGCAGCGCGGCCGCACCATCGCCGGCATCACCACCGCCGCCTCGCTGTTGATGGTGGCGGTGATCGGCGTGGCGGTCGGCTTCGGCCATGGCTGGCTGGCCCTGTTCGCCACGCTGCTGACGCTGGCCGTGCTGTCGGTGCTGGCGTGGATGGAGCGGCGCATGTCGCGAGGCAAGGCGCGCGCGGACGTGTCCGACGACTGA